The Primulina huaijiensis isolate GDHJ02 chromosome 17, ASM1229523v2, whole genome shotgun sequence genome window below encodes:
- the LOC140962690 gene encoding zinc finger A20 and AN1 domain-containing stress-associated protein 8-like, protein MEQNETGCQTPQAPVLCVNNCGFFGTAATMNMCSKCYKDLVLKQEQVKLATSSIQNIIHGSSSTVAGDLNVAINDAMDASPEIEVASKLSSSASATSEKIQEVKEGPKRCGTCKKRVGLTGFNCRCGSIFCSVHRHSDKHECNFDYRSAGQEAIAKANPVIKAEKLDKI, encoded by the coding sequence ATGGAACAAAATGAGACCGGATGCCAAACCCCTCAAGCTCCCGTCCTCTGTGTCAACAATTGTGGATTCTTTGGAACAGCAGCAACTATGAACATGTGCTCCAAGTGTTACAAAGACCTTGTTTTGAAGCAAGAACAGGTCAAGTTGGCCACATCTTCCATTCAGAATATCATACACGGGAGCTCAAGCACCGTTGCAGGTGATTTGAATGTTGCGATTAATGACGCGATGGATGCTTCACCGGAGATTGAGGTGGCGTCAAAACTATCTTCTTCCGCATCTGCAACAAGTGAGAAAATCCAGGAGGTTAAAGAAGGCCCAAAAAGGTGTGGCACCTGCAAGAAACGTGTTGGTTTGACAGGTTTTAATTGTCGCTGTGGCAGTATTTTCTGTTCGGTTCATCGTCATTCTGACAAACACGAATGCAACTTTGATTATCGAAGTGCTGGTCAGGAAGCTATAGCTAAAGCCAATCCTGTTATCAAGGCAGAAAAGCTTGACAAGATATAG